In Xanthomonas sp. SI, the following are encoded in one genomic region:
- a CDS encoding F0F1 ATP synthase subunit delta — MSQALTLARPYARAAFAAASDAGKLAPWSQALAFSAQVAADPRVAALLHNPQLQREQAVALLAPQVADEQYARFLSLLAEGQRLPLLPEIAGLYDQLRAEAECVVKANVTSATQLSDAEVASLKVALKQRFGREVEITTAVDASLIGGAVIDAGDVVIDGSLKGKLSRLQSALAH, encoded by the coding sequence ATGAGCCAGGCCCTCACACTGGCGCGTCCGTATGCCCGCGCCGCGTTCGCCGCGGCCAGCGATGCCGGCAAGCTCGCGCCCTGGTCGCAGGCCTTGGCGTTCTCCGCCCAGGTCGCCGCCGATCCGCGCGTGGCGGCGTTGCTGCACAACCCGCAGCTGCAGCGCGAGCAGGCGGTGGCGCTGCTGGCGCCGCAGGTGGCCGACGAGCAGTACGCGCGCTTCCTGAGCCTGCTGGCCGAAGGGCAGCGGCTGCCGCTGCTGCCCGAGATCGCCGGGCTGTACGATCAGCTGCGTGCCGAGGCCGAATGCGTGGTCAAGGCCAACGTGACCTCGGCCACCCAGCTGAGCGACGCGGAGGTGGCCTCGTTGAAGGTGGCGCTGAAGCAGCGCTTCGGCCGCGAGGTCGAGATCACCACGGCGGTGGACGCTTCGCTGATCGGCGGCGCGGTGATCGACGCCGGCGACGTGGTCATCGACGGTTCGCTGAAAGGCAAGCTGTCGCGCCTGCAATCCGCACTGGCCCACTAA
- a CDS encoding F0F1 ATP synthase subunit B — MNIGLTLFAQALAFAGLIWIVATKIWPPLMKAIEERQQKIAEGLAAADRSQKDLAQAQEKVNEALKDARVKANEIIDQAHARANQIVEAAKNEAIAEANRQKDLAQAEIDAAANRAREELRRQVSLLAVSGAERLLKREIDANAHKALLDELAAEI; from the coding sequence ATGAATATCGGTCTCACCCTCTTTGCCCAGGCGCTGGCGTTTGCCGGTCTGATCTGGATCGTCGCGACCAAGATCTGGCCGCCGCTGATGAAGGCCATCGAAGAGCGCCAACAGAAGATCGCCGAAGGCCTCGCCGCCGCCGATCGCAGCCAGAAGGATCTGGCGCAGGCGCAGGAAAAGGTCAACGAAGCGCTGAAGGACGCACGCGTCAAGGCCAACGAAATCATCGACCAGGCCCACGCGCGCGCCAACCAGATCGTCGAAGCGGCCAAGAACGAGGCGATCGCCGAGGCCAACCGGCAGAAGGATCTGGCCCAGGCCGAGATCGATGCCGCGGCCAACCGTGCGCGCGAAGAACTGCGTCGCCAGGTGTCGCTGCTGGCAGTGAGCGGTGCGGAAAGGCTGCTCAAGCGCGAAATCGACGCCAACGCCCACAAGGCGCTGCTCGACGAGCTGGCGGCGGAGATCTGA
- the atpE gene encoding F0F1 ATP synthase subunit C, producing MYFAVLTNLAQVQSSTVLAVGIMIGLAALGAGLGLAIMAGKFLESAARQPELIPVLQVRMFITAGLIDAAFIISVAVGLLFAFANPMIGEFVSRLPQGG from the coding sequence ATGTACTTCGCCGTCCTGACCAACCTCGCCCAAGTCCAGAGCTCCACCGTCCTCGCCGTCGGCATCATGATCGGCCTGGCCGCGCTGGGTGCCGGCCTCGGTCTGGCCATCATGGCCGGCAAGTTCCTGGAGTCGGCCGCGCGCCAGCCGGAACTGATCCCGGTGCTGCAGGTGCGCATGTTCATCACCGCCGGCCTGATCGACGCCGCGTTCATCATCAGCGTCGCGGTCGGCCTGCTGTTCGCGTTCGCCAACCCGATGATCGGCGAGTTCGTGTCGCGCCTGCCGCAGGGCGGTTGA
- the atpB gene encoding F0F1 ATP synthase subunit A: MAGEEATPTSYIQHHLQNLTFQVQEGGFWQVHVDTLVMSVLSGLLMVFGFWIATRKATAGVPGKWQAFVEILLEFVDRQAKDTYHGTSKLVTPIAITLFFWILMMNLIKMIPADFIAIPLAWAGIHYWKPVPTADVNATLGMSISVFFLMIFFSLRSKGVGGMTKEFLTAPFGKWMLPFNLILNIVEWVSKPISLAMRLFGNMFGGEIVFLLIWVLGGAGIFGALAGGAFGFGWMLFHLLVIPLQAFIFMMLSIVYLSLAEDSH; the protein is encoded by the coding sequence ATGGCGGGCGAGGAAGCAACCCCTACCTCCTACATCCAGCACCACCTGCAAAACCTCACCTTCCAGGTGCAGGAAGGCGGGTTCTGGCAGGTGCACGTCGACACCCTGGTGATGTCGGTGCTGTCCGGCCTGTTGATGGTGTTCGGCTTCTGGATCGCCACGCGCAAGGCCACCGCCGGCGTGCCGGGCAAGTGGCAGGCGTTCGTGGAGATCCTGCTGGAGTTCGTCGACCGCCAGGCCAAGGACACCTATCACGGCACCAGCAAGCTGGTGACCCCGATCGCGATCACCCTGTTCTTCTGGATCCTGATGATGAACCTCATCAAGATGATCCCGGCGGACTTCATCGCGATCCCGCTAGCCTGGGCCGGCATTCACTACTGGAAGCCGGTGCCCACCGCCGACGTCAACGCCACCCTGGGCATGTCGATCAGCGTGTTCTTCCTGATGATCTTCTTCTCGCTGCGCTCCAAGGGCGTGGGCGGGATGACCAAGGAATTCCTGACCGCCCCGTTCGGCAAGTGGATGCTGCCGTTCAACCTGATCCTCAATATCGTCGAGTGGGTCAGCAAGCCGATCTCGCTGGCGATGCGACTGTTCGGCAACATGTTCGGCGGCGAGATCGTGTTCCTGCTGATCTGGGTGCTGGGCGGTGCCGGCATCTTCGGCGCGCTGGCCGGCGGCGCGTTCGGCTTCGGCTGGATGCTGTTCCACCTGCTGGTGATCCCGCTGCAGGCTTTCATCTTCATGATGCTGTCCATCGTGTATCTGAGCCTGGCGGAAGACAGCCACTGA
- a CDS encoding ATP synthase subunit I — protein sequence MLNSVDAGRRLMLRAAIYPLVAVAVVSLAFLLLGPKYAMGAAATGLATVAGGWLAARTALSGGVQAAGAAMARLIVAMVLKWVLVFAVLALGFAWWRLPPLALLAGIAVGLMFQVLALARR from the coding sequence GTGCTGAACTCCGTTGATGCGGGTCGGCGGCTGATGCTGCGCGCAGCGATTTACCCGCTGGTGGCGGTGGCCGTGGTTTCCCTGGCGTTCCTGCTGCTGGGGCCGAAGTACGCCATGGGCGCTGCCGCAACCGGGCTGGCGACGGTGGCGGGAGGATGGCTGGCGGCACGCACCGCGTTGAGCGGTGGCGTGCAGGCGGCAGGTGCGGCGATGGCGCGGTTGATCGTGGCCATGGTGCTGAAGTGGGTGTTGGTGTTCGCGGTACTGGCGCTGGGCTTTGCCTGGTGGCGGCTGCCTCCTCTGGCCCTGTTGGCGGGTATCGCCGTCGGGCTGATGTTCCAGGTTCTGGCTCTGGCCAGACGTTGA
- the lpdA gene encoding dihydrolipoyl dehydrogenase gives MAVIEVKVPDIGDYSEVPVIEVLVAVGDTVKKDQGLLTLESDKATLEVPSAAAGVIKELKVKLGDVLSEGAVIALLETEDAGAAPAAAPAAAKAEAPASKPPVAPSHRAPAEPPAPKPALASGKPADIECKMVVLGAGPGGYTAAFRAADLGLDTVLIERYASLGGVCLNVGCIPSKALLHAAAVIDEVAHAGDFGVTFSAPKIALDKLRAYKENVVGKLTGGLASMAKQRKVRTVTGVASFVSPNELEIVGADGKTQLLRFEHCIIAAGSQAVKLPNFPWDDKRVMDSTDALELQEIPKTLLVVGGGIIGLEMATVYSALGSKVTVVEFMDQLMPGADKDLVKPLADRLKKQGVEVYLKTKATEVKADKKGITVSFEAAAAGEQPALGATSYDRVLVAVGRSPNGKKIGAEKAGVNVTERGFIPVDRQMRSNVPHIFAIGDIVGNPMLAHKATHEGKLAAEVAAGEKKEWVARVIPSVAYTNPEIAWVGVTETEAKAKGLKVGVAKFPWAASGRAIGIGRTEGFTKLIFDEETHRIVGGAIVGVHAGDLLAEIGLAIEMGAEAEDIGHTIHAHPTLSESVGMAAEVYDGTITDLYIPKKK, from the coding sequence ATGGCGGTCATTGAGGTCAAGGTCCCGGATATCGGCGACTACAGCGAGGTTCCGGTCATCGAAGTGCTGGTCGCCGTCGGCGACACGGTGAAGAAGGATCAGGGCCTGCTGACCCTGGAGTCGGACAAGGCCACGCTGGAAGTGCCGTCGGCGGCGGCCGGCGTGATCAAGGAATTGAAGGTCAAGCTCGGCGACGTCCTGTCCGAGGGCGCGGTGATCGCGCTGCTGGAAACCGAGGACGCCGGCGCCGCGCCGGCCGCTGCGCCCGCGGCGGCCAAAGCCGAGGCGCCGGCCAGCAAGCCGCCGGTGGCGCCGTCGCACCGCGCCCCGGCCGAGCCGCCGGCGCCCAAGCCGGCGCTGGCCAGCGGCAAGCCGGCCGATATCGAATGCAAGATGGTGGTGCTCGGCGCCGGCCCCGGCGGCTACACCGCCGCGTTCCGCGCCGCCGACCTGGGCCTGGATACGGTGCTGATCGAGCGCTACGCCAGCCTCGGCGGCGTGTGCCTCAACGTCGGCTGCATCCCGTCCAAGGCGCTGCTGCACGCGGCCGCGGTGATCGACGAGGTGGCCCATGCGGGCGACTTCGGCGTGACCTTCAGCGCGCCCAAGATCGCCCTGGACAAGCTGCGCGCGTACAAGGAAAACGTGGTCGGCAAGCTCACCGGCGGCCTGGCCAGCATGGCCAAGCAGCGCAAGGTGCGCACCGTCACCGGCGTGGCGTCGTTCGTGTCGCCCAACGAGCTGGAGATCGTCGGTGCCGACGGCAAGACCCAACTGCTGCGTTTCGAACACTGCATCATCGCCGCCGGTTCGCAGGCGGTGAAGCTGCCGAACTTCCCGTGGGACGACAAGCGGGTGATGGACTCCACCGACGCGCTGGAGCTGCAGGAGATCCCCAAGACCCTGCTGGTGGTCGGCGGCGGCATCATCGGCCTGGAAATGGCCACCGTGTACAGCGCGCTGGGCAGCAAGGTCACCGTGGTCGAGTTCATGGACCAGCTGATGCCGGGCGCCGACAAGGACCTGGTCAAGCCGCTGGCCGATCGCCTGAAGAAGCAGGGCGTGGAGGTCTACCTGAAGACCAAGGCCACCGAGGTCAAGGCCGACAAGAAGGGCATCACCGTGTCCTTCGAGGCCGCGGCCGCGGGCGAGCAGCCGGCGCTGGGCGCGACCAGCTACGACCGCGTGCTGGTCGCGGTGGGCCGCTCGCCGAACGGCAAGAAGATCGGCGCGGAGAAGGCCGGCGTCAACGTCACCGAGCGCGGCTTCATCCCGGTCGATCGGCAGATGCGCAGCAACGTGCCGCACATCTTCGCCATCGGCGACATCGTCGGCAACCCGATGCTGGCCCACAAGGCCACGCACGAGGGCAAGCTCGCCGCGGAAGTGGCGGCGGGCGAGAAGAAGGAATGGGTGGCGCGGGTGATCCCGTCGGTGGCCTACACCAACCCGGAGATCGCCTGGGTCGGCGTCACCGAGACCGAGGCCAAGGCCAAGGGCCTGAAGGTCGGCGTGGCCAAGTTCCCGTGGGCGGCCAGCGGCCGCGCCATCGGCATCGGCCGCACCGAGGGCTTCACCAAGCTGATCTTCGACGAGGAAACGCACCGCATCGTCGGCGGCGCCATCGTCGGCGTGCATGCCGGCGACCTGCTGGCCGAGATCGGCCTGGCGATCGAGATGGGCGCGGAGGCCGAGGACATCGGCCACACCATCCACGCCCATCCGACCCTGAGCGAGTCGGTCGGCATGGCCGCCGAGGTCTACGACGGCACCATCACCGACCTGTACATCCCTAAAAAGAAGTAA
- the aceF gene encoding dihydrolipoyllysine-residue acetyltransferase, which translates to MAEIKEALVPDIGDYSDVPVIEVLVAVGDTVKKDQSLVTLESDKATMEVPSPFAGVVKELKVKLGDSLSEGKLVALIEVAEDGASAAAPASAAAKAAPAPAKQEPAQPAPAAQQATKPAAAAGGGGIVEARVPDIGDYSDVPVIEVLVAVGDTVAKDQSLVTLESDKATMEVPSSVAGVVKELKVKVGDSLSEGKVVALIEVAGASADAPAAGAIQPSAETGGGVEPVPASAAPDKLAQREIAQVQTSAPAKAAAAPSAGTPSSPPVEFNADSVLPQKVPYASPAVRVFARELGVDLFQVSGTEHGGRITKDDVQRYVKAALAGGVPAAAAGGAASAGSGNGLNLLPWPKVDFAKFGEVEVKPLSRIKKISGANLARNWAMIPHVTQFEQADITDLEALRVALNKENEKAGIKLTMLAFLLKASAAALKQFPDFNASLDAAGENLTLKKYFHVGFAADTPNGLVVPVIRDVDKKGVVELARESGELAKKARDGKLGPAEMSGGCFSISSLGGIGGTAFTPIVNAPEVAILGVSKSAIQPVWNGKEFAPKLMLPLSLSYDHRVIDGAAAARFTTYLSQVLADMRRVLL; encoded by the coding sequence ATGGCCGAAATCAAGGAAGCACTTGTCCCCGATATCGGTGACTACAGCGACGTCCCGGTAATCGAAGTGCTGGTGGCGGTCGGCGACACGGTGAAGAAGGACCAGAGCCTGGTCACCCTGGAGTCGGACAAGGCGACGATGGAAGTGCCGTCGCCGTTCGCCGGCGTGGTCAAGGAGCTGAAGGTCAAACTCGGCGACAGCCTGTCCGAAGGCAAGCTGGTGGCCTTGATCGAAGTGGCCGAGGACGGCGCCAGCGCCGCCGCACCTGCTTCGGCAGCGGCCAAGGCCGCGCCCGCGCCGGCCAAGCAGGAACCGGCCCAGCCGGCGCCGGCCGCGCAGCAGGCGACCAAGCCGGCGGCGGCCGCGGGCGGCGGCGGCATCGTCGAGGCGCGCGTGCCGGACATCGGCGACTACAGCGACGTGCCGGTGATCGAAGTGCTGGTCGCGGTCGGCGACACCGTGGCCAAGGACCAGAGCCTGGTGACCCTGGAATCGGACAAGGCAACGATGGAAGTGCCTTCGTCGGTGGCCGGCGTGGTCAAGGAACTGAAGGTCAAGGTCGGCGACAGCCTGTCCGAGGGCAAGGTCGTGGCGCTGATCGAAGTGGCCGGCGCCAGCGCCGACGCGCCGGCGGCAGGCGCGATCCAGCCCAGCGCCGAGACCGGCGGCGGAGTGGAGCCGGTGCCGGCCTCGGCCGCGCCGGACAAGCTCGCGCAGCGCGAGATCGCCCAGGTGCAGACCTCGGCGCCGGCCAAGGCGGCCGCCGCGCCGTCGGCCGGTACCCCGAGCAGCCCGCCGGTGGAGTTCAACGCCGACAGCGTGCTGCCGCAGAAGGTGCCCTACGCCAGCCCGGCGGTGCGCGTGTTCGCCCGCGAACTGGGCGTGGACCTGTTCCAGGTCAGCGGCACCGAGCACGGCGGCCGCATCACCAAGGACGACGTGCAGCGCTACGTCAAGGCCGCGCTGGCCGGCGGCGTGCCGGCCGCCGCAGCTGGCGGCGCGGCGTCGGCCGGCAGCGGCAACGGTCTGAACCTGCTGCCGTGGCCCAAGGTCGATTTCGCCAAGTTCGGCGAGGTCGAGGTCAAGCCGCTGTCGCGGATCAAGAAGATCTCCGGCGCCAACCTGGCGCGCAACTGGGCGATGATCCCGCACGTCACCCAGTTCGAGCAGGCCGACATCACCGACCTGGAAGCCTTGCGCGTGGCGCTGAACAAGGAGAACGAGAAGGCCGGCATCAAGCTGACCATGCTCGCCTTCCTGCTCAAGGCCAGCGCCGCGGCGCTGAAGCAGTTCCCCGACTTCAACGCCTCGCTGGATGCGGCCGGCGAGAACCTGACCCTGAAGAAGTACTTCCACGTCGGGTTCGCCGCCGATACCCCGAACGGGCTGGTGGTGCCGGTGATCCGCGACGTGGACAAGAAGGGCGTGGTCGAACTGGCGCGCGAGAGCGGCGAGCTGGCCAAGAAGGCGCGCGACGGCAAGCTCGGTCCGGCCGAGATGAGCGGCGGCTGCTTCTCGATCAGCTCGCTCGGCGGCATCGGCGGCACCGCGTTCACGCCGATCGTCAACGCGCCGGAAGTGGCGATCCTGGGCGTGTCCAAGTCGGCGATCCAGCCGGTGTGGAACGGCAAGGAGTTCGCGCCGAAGCTGATGTTGCCGCTGTCGCTGAGCTACGACCACCGGGTCATCGACGGCGCCGCCGCGGCACGCTTCACCACCTACCTGAGTCAGGTGCTGGCGGACATGCGCCGCGTGCTGCTGTAA
- a CDS encoding DNA-deoxyinosine glycosylase — protein MQAVLQGLPAQIRGDCRVLILGSMPGAMSLQHARYYAHPRNRLWPLLGALCGFDPRLDYAVRLQAMQACCVGLWDVIGQCRRSGSLDTAIVRGSEVPNPLPARIAQLPQLRAIACNGAAAAQAFARFVQPQLAPRVPPLAVLALPSTSPANAAFSLSRLQQAWAPLQDWLMPPPAAPAQR, from the coding sequence ATGCAGGCGGTGTTGCAAGGCTTGCCTGCGCAGATTCGCGGCGATTGCCGGGTGCTGATTCTCGGCTCCATGCCCGGCGCGATGTCGCTGCAGCACGCGCGCTATTACGCGCATCCGCGCAATCGCCTGTGGCCGCTGCTGGGCGCGCTGTGCGGCTTCGATCCGCGACTGGATTACGCAGTGCGGTTGCAGGCGATGCAGGCCTGCTGCGTTGGGCTGTGGGACGTGATCGGCCAGTGCCGGCGCAGCGGCAGCCTGGACACGGCGATCGTGCGCGGTAGCGAAGTGCCCAATCCCTTGCCGGCGCGCATCGCGCAATTGCCGCAGCTGCGCGCGATCGCCTGCAATGGCGCGGCGGCGGCGCAGGCGTTCGCGCGTTTCGTGCAGCCGCAGCTGGCGCCGCGCGTACCGCCGCTGGCGGTGCTGGCGCTGCCCTCGACCAGTCCGGCCAACGCCGCGTTTTCGCTGTCGCGGCTGCAGCAGGCGTGGGCGCCGCTGCAGGATTGGCTCATGCCGCCGCCTGCAGCGCCAGCGCAGCGCTGA
- a CDS encoding OmpW family outer membrane protein, whose translation MRSIQILSLAVVSALAFAPAAFAQDGDTASGKRFAVVGSATLLDPHSKPANGLDVDGGPAPTISASWLINDNWAVELWGAADKFNHRVSASGVGKVGTVEQQPIALSGQYHFGQADNVFRPFVGVGYYESNFSNEKIDGLSASGQHVGLDTAKGAIGTVGVDMNINSTWFARADARYMHSRPEVQVAGSGTGQDLKLDPWLVSFGVGARF comes from the coding sequence ATGCGGTCCATTCAAATCCTGAGCCTGGCTGTCGTTTCCGCCCTTGCGTTCGCGCCTGCCGCATTTGCGCAGGACGGCGACACCGCATCCGGCAAGCGCTTTGCCGTCGTCGGCAGCGCGACCCTGCTCGACCCCCATTCCAAGCCGGCCAACGGCCTCGACGTCGACGGCGGTCCGGCGCCGACCATCAGCGCCAGCTGGCTGATCAACGACAACTGGGCCGTCGAGCTGTGGGGCGCCGCCGACAAGTTCAACCACCGCGTCAGCGCCAGCGGCGTGGGCAAGGTCGGCACCGTCGAGCAGCAGCCGATCGCGCTGAGCGGTCAGTACCACTTCGGCCAGGCGGACAACGTGTTCCGTCCGTTCGTCGGCGTCGGTTACTACGAGTCCAACTTCAGCAACGAGAAGATCGACGGCCTGTCGGCCAGCGGCCAGCACGTCGGCCTGGACACCGCCAAGGGTGCGATCGGCACCGTCGGCGTGGACATGAACATCAACTCCACCTGGTTCGCCCGCGCCGATGCCCGCTACATGCATTCGCGTCCGGAAGTGCAGGTCGCCGGCAGTGGCACCGGCCAGGATCTGAAGCTGGATCCGTGGCTGGTCAGCTTCGGCGTCGGCGCGCGCTTCTAA
- a CDS encoding DUF1453 domain-containing protein produces the protein MPLLLAIPLAIVIALAVTAVLLPLSLLQRFRYGTSRRQARAWLASVQFWSALVSNLVLLGFALIATHWWPDAATYACIGWVAGLALGALGIWLSRFEPLPQGLYYTPNLWLVLGLTLLVVARIGAGLLQGWRSMSEGAAWPAQGWMSHASLLGAAALLLGYACAYAWLLRRRVRHFDRYRGYDRSPR, from the coding sequence ATGCCGTTGCTGCTGGCCATTCCCCTGGCGATCGTGATCGCGCTGGCGGTGACCGCGGTGCTGTTGCCGTTGTCGCTGTTGCAGCGCTTCCGCTACGGCACCTCGCGGCGCCAGGCGCGGGCGTGGCTGGCCAGCGTGCAGTTCTGGTCGGCGCTGGTGTCGAACCTCGTGTTGCTGGGCTTCGCGCTGATCGCCACGCACTGGTGGCCCGATGCGGCGACGTATGCCTGCATCGGCTGGGTAGCGGGCCTGGCGCTGGGCGCGCTGGGCATCTGGCTGAGCCGGTTCGAACCGCTGCCGCAGGGCCTGTACTACACGCCGAACCTGTGGCTGGTGCTGGGCTTGACGCTGCTGGTGGTGGCGCGGATCGGCGCCGGCCTGCTGCAGGGCTGGCGCAGCATGAGCGAGGGCGCGGCGTGGCCGGCGCAGGGATGGATGAGCCACGCCAGCCTGCTCGGCGCCGCGGCGTTGTTGCTCGGCTACGCGTGCGCGTATGCGTGGCTGTTGCGGCGCCGCGTGCGCCACTTCGATCGCTATCGCGGCTACGACCGCTCGCCGCGCTGA
- a CDS encoding MetQ/NlpA family ABC transporter substrate-binding protein, whose amino-acid sequence MTKLPLRLLLGAAVLALAACGKSTPATDTARLSVAATAVPHAEILEVVKPMLQKEGLTLDVRVFNDYVQPNDQVVQKQIDVNYFQTEPYLDAYNRDRKSDLVTVIGVHIEPFGAYSRRFKSLAELPQGADVVIPNDPSNNSRALILLDKAGVIKLKDPGNALSTQRDIVANPKQLKFRELDSAMLPRVLDQVDLALINTNYALDAGLNPTRDALAIESKDSPYVNFLVARADNKDDPRVQKLAKALTSPEVKAFIERKYQGAVLPAF is encoded by the coding sequence ATGACCAAACTCCCGCTTCGTCTGCTGCTCGGCGCCGCCGTGCTCGCCCTGGCCGCCTGCGGCAAGTCCACGCCCGCGACCGACACCGCGCGGCTCAGCGTCGCCGCCACCGCGGTGCCGCATGCGGAGATCCTGGAGGTGGTCAAGCCGATGTTGCAGAAAGAGGGCCTGACCCTGGACGTGCGCGTGTTCAACGACTACGTGCAGCCCAACGACCAGGTGGTGCAGAAGCAGATCGACGTGAACTACTTCCAGACCGAGCCGTACCTGGATGCCTACAACCGCGATCGCAAGAGCGACCTGGTCACCGTGATCGGCGTGCACATCGAGCCGTTCGGCGCCTATTCGCGCCGCTTCAAGTCGTTGGCCGAACTGCCGCAGGGCGCCGACGTGGTGATTCCCAACGATCCCAGCAACAACAGCCGCGCGCTGATCCTGCTCGACAAGGCCGGTGTCATCAAGCTCAAGGATCCGGGCAATGCGCTGTCCACCCAGCGCGACATCGTCGCCAACCCGAAGCAGCTGAAATTCCGCGAACTGGATTCGGCGATGCTGCCGCGCGTGCTGGACCAGGTCGATCTGGCGCTGATCAATACCAACTACGCGCTCGACGCCGGGCTCAATCCCACCCGCGACGCGCTGGCGATCGAGAGCAAGGACTCGCCGTACGTGAACTTCCTGGTCGCGCGCGCCGACAACAAGGACGATCCGCGCGTGCAGAAGCTGGCCAAGGCGCTGACCAGCCCCGAGGTCAAGGCCTTCATCGAGCGCAAGTACCAGGGCGCCGTCCTGCCGGCGTTCTGA
- a CDS encoding methionine ABC transporter permease — MIPFATAASGFFRNLDAGKWDEIGRATLDTLLMLGGSLPLTLLIGLPLGVLLFLTGPRQTHQRPVLYGALALAINVLRSVPFIILMIAMIPLTLWAMGTSLGVRGAILPLVVGAAPFYARLVETALREVDRGVVEASLAMGATTWQLVTRVLLPEARPGLIAGATVTTIALIGFTAMGGAIGSGGLGDLAYRDGYQRSHADVALITVVVLLLLVQGLQMLGDRLVAHYSRR; from the coding sequence ATGATCCCGTTCGCCACCGCCGCCAGCGGCTTCTTCCGCAATCTCGACGCCGGCAAATGGGACGAGATCGGACGCGCCACGCTGGACACGCTGCTGATGCTCGGCGGCTCGCTGCCGCTGACCCTGCTGATCGGCCTGCCGCTGGGCGTGCTGCTGTTCCTGACCGGGCCGCGCCAGACCCACCAGCGGCCGGTGCTGTATGGCGCGCTGGCGCTGGCGATCAACGTGCTGCGCTCGGTGCCGTTCATCATCCTGATGATCGCGATGATCCCGCTGACGCTGTGGGCGATGGGCACCTCGCTGGGCGTGCGCGGCGCGATCCTGCCGCTGGTGGTGGGCGCAGCGCCGTTCTACGCGCGGCTGGTGGAAACGGCGCTGCGCGAAGTGGACCGCGGCGTGGTCGAGGCCAGCCTGGCGATGGGCGCGACCACCTGGCAGCTGGTGACGCGGGTGCTGCTGCCCGAGGCGCGGCCGGGGCTGATCGCCGGCGCCACGGTGACCACCATCGCGCTGATCGGCTTCACCGCGATGGGCGGCGCGATCGGTTCCGGCGGGCTCGGTGACCTGGCCTATCGCGACGGCTACCAGCGCTCGCACGCCGACGTGGCGCTGATCACCGTGGTGGTGCTGCTGTTGCTGGTGCAGGGGCTGCAGATGCTCGGCGATCGGCTGGTCGCGCATTACAGCCGGCGCTGA
- a CDS encoding methionine ABC transporter ATP-binding protein: MIQFEHLHKSYPVAGQSVVALHPLDLEIRAGEVFGIIGHSGAGKSTLIRLINRLEEPSGGRLLIDGEDVTALDRAGLRTLRRRIGMIFQHFNLLSSRSVAGNVAFPLELAGTPRAQIEARVAELLARVGLAEHANKYPAQLSGGQKQRVGIARALATGPQILLCDEATSALDPQTTASVLSLLAQINRELGLTIVLITHEMEVIRRVCDRVAVLDAGHLVESGPVTEVFLHPRHPTTRRFVSEAEHVDEGELHRDFTAVAGRILRLTFLGGDTYAPLLGRIARETAVDYNILSGRIDRIKDTPYGQLTVALVGGDLDAAQAGFVAAGVHVEELRR, from the coding sequence GTGATCCAGTTCGAGCACCTGCACAAGTCCTATCCCGTTGCCGGCCAGTCGGTCGTGGCCTTGCATCCGCTCGACCTGGAAATCCGGGCCGGCGAGGTGTTCGGCATCATCGGCCACTCCGGCGCCGGCAAGTCGACCCTGATCCGGCTGATCAACCGGCTCGAGGAACCCAGCGGCGGACGCCTGCTGATCGATGGCGAGGACGTCACCGCGCTGGACCGTGCCGGGCTGCGCACGCTGCGCCGGCGCATCGGCATGATCTTCCAGCACTTCAACCTGCTGTCCTCGCGCAGCGTGGCCGGCAACGTCGCCTTTCCGCTGGAACTGGCTGGCACGCCGCGCGCGCAGATCGAGGCGCGGGTGGCCGAGCTGCTGGCCAGGGTCGGCCTGGCCGAGCACGCCAACAAGTATCCGGCGCAGCTGTCGGGCGGGCAGAAGCAGCGCGTCGGCATCGCCCGCGCGCTGGCCACCGGGCCGCAGATCCTGCTGTGCGACGAGGCCACCAGCGCGCTGGATCCGCAGACCACCGCCTCGGTGCTGAGCCTGCTGGCGCAGATCAACCGCGAGCTGGGCCTGACCATCGTGCTGATCACCCACGAGATGGAAGTGATCCGCCGCGTCTGCGATCGCGTGGCGGTGCTCGATGCCGGGCACCTGGTCGAGAGCGGGCCGGTCACCGAGGTGTTCCTGCATCCGCGCCATCCGACCACGCGCCGCTTCGTGTCCGAGGCCGAGCACGTGGACGAGGGCGAACTGCATCGCGACTTCACCGCGGTGGCCGGGCGCATCCTGCGCCTGACCTTCCTCGGCGGCGACACCTACGCGCCGCTGCTCGGGCGCATCGCGCGCGAGACCGCGGTGGACTACAACATCCTGTCCGGGCGCATCGACCGGATCAAGGACACCCCGTACGGCCAGCTGACCGTGGCCCTGGTCGGCGGCGATCTGGACGCGGCGCAGGCCGGGTTCGTCGCTGCCGGCGTGCATGTCGAGGAGCTGCGCCGATGA